From Paraburkholderia sabiae, a single genomic window includes:
- a CDS encoding SDR family oxidoreductase, protein MKTVLIAGASRGIGREFVKQYRHDGWRVLATARDAESLGELVALGAEAFSLDITVPEDIAALSWKLDGERLDAAVIVSGVYGPQTEGVDTITAEDFDFVMTTNVRGPMQLIPVLLPLVEEAQGVLAVLSSRMGSISETTGTTGWLYRASKAALNDVLKVTSVQTRRATCVSLHPGWVRTDMGGASAAVDPAHSVRGMREVLAEAASTPHLFHGRFFQYDGTAIDW, encoded by the coding sequence ATGAAAACAGTGTTGATCGCAGGCGCGTCGCGTGGCATCGGACGCGAATTCGTGAAGCAGTACCGGCACGACGGCTGGCGCGTGCTGGCCACCGCGCGTGATGCCGAATCGCTCGGTGAACTCGTGGCGCTCGGCGCCGAAGCGTTTTCGCTCGATATCACCGTGCCCGAGGACATCGCCGCGCTCAGCTGGAAACTCGACGGCGAGCGTCTCGACGCCGCCGTGATCGTGTCGGGCGTGTACGGTCCGCAGACGGAAGGCGTCGACACGATCACCGCCGAAGACTTCGACTTCGTGATGACGACCAACGTACGCGGGCCGATGCAGCTGATTCCGGTTCTGCTGCCGCTCGTCGAAGAAGCGCAGGGCGTGCTGGCCGTGCTGTCGAGTCGCATGGGCAGTATCAGCGAGACGACGGGCACGACGGGCTGGCTGTATCGCGCGAGCAAGGCGGCGCTGAACGACGTGCTGAAGGTGACGTCGGTGCAGACGCGCCGCGCGACCTGCGTGTCGCTGCATCCGGGCTGGGTGCGCACCGACATGGGCGGCGCGTCGGCTGCCGTCGATCCGGCGCACAGCGTGCGCGGCATGCGCGAAGTGCTGGCGGAAGCGGCGAGCACGCCGCACCTTTTTCACGGACGTTTCTTCCAGTACGACGGCACGGCGATCGACTGGTAG
- a CDS encoding acetyl-CoA C-acetyltransferase codes for MSETQDPVVIVSVARTPMAAFQGDFASLTAPQLGAIAIKAAVERAGLKPEQIEEAVIGCVLPAGQGQAPARQAALGAGLPLSTGSTTINKMCGSGMRAAMFAHDMLAAGSVDVIVAGGMESMTNAPYLLPKARGGMRMGHGQVMDHMFLDGLEDAYEKGRLMGTFAEECAGSFDFTREAQDKFAVESLVRAKRANEDGSFAWEIAPVTIEGKKGSVTVERDEQPFKANLDKIPTLKPAFSKTGTVTAANSSSISDGAAALVMMRESTAKKLGVTPLARVVGHSTFAQEPAKFTTAPVGAIRKLFEKNGWKAQDVDLYEINEAFAVVTMAAMKEHNLPHDKVNVNGGACALGHPIGASGARILVTLIGALKKRGLKRGVASLCIGGGEATAMGVELV; via the coding sequence ATGAGTGAGACACAAGATCCCGTCGTCATCGTTTCCGTCGCGCGCACGCCGATGGCCGCGTTTCAGGGCGACTTCGCATCGCTGACGGCGCCGCAACTCGGTGCGATCGCGATCAAGGCGGCCGTCGAGCGCGCGGGCCTGAAGCCTGAACAGATCGAAGAAGCCGTGATCGGCTGCGTGCTGCCCGCAGGCCAGGGCCAGGCGCCCGCGCGCCAGGCGGCGCTCGGCGCGGGCCTGCCGCTGTCGACGGGTTCCACCACCATCAACAAGATGTGCGGCTCCGGCATGCGCGCGGCGATGTTCGCGCACGACATGCTCGCGGCCGGTTCCGTCGACGTGATCGTCGCGGGTGGCATGGAAAGCATGACGAACGCGCCGTATCTGCTGCCGAAGGCACGCGGCGGCATGCGCATGGGCCACGGCCAGGTGATGGATCACATGTTCCTCGACGGCCTCGAAGACGCGTACGAAAAAGGCCGTCTGATGGGCACGTTCGCGGAAGAGTGCGCAGGCTCGTTCGACTTCACGCGTGAAGCGCAGGACAAATTCGCGGTCGAATCGCTGGTGCGCGCGAAACGCGCGAACGAAGACGGTTCGTTCGCATGGGAAATCGCGCCTGTGACGATCGAAGGCAAGAAAGGCAGCGTGACCGTCGAGCGCGACGAGCAGCCGTTCAAGGCGAATCTCGACAAGATTCCGACGCTCAAGCCCGCGTTCAGCAAGACGGGCACGGTGACAGCCGCGAACTCGTCGTCGATCAGCGACGGCGCGGCGGCGCTCGTGATGATGCGCGAATCGACGGCGAAGAAGCTCGGCGTGACGCCGCTCGCGCGCGTCGTCGGCCATTCCACTTTCGCTCAGGAACCCGCGAAGTTCACGACGGCGCCCGTCGGCGCGATCCGCAAGCTGTTCGAGAAGAACGGCTGGAAAGCGCAAGACGTCGATCTGTACGAGATCAACGAGGCATTCGCCGTCGTCACGATGGCCGCGATGAAAGAACACAACCTGCCGCACGACAAGGTCAACGTGAACGGCGGCGCGTGCGCGCTCGGCCACCCGATCGGTGCATCGGGCGCGCGCATTCTCGTCACGCTGATCGGCGCGCTGAAGAAGCGCGGCCTGAAGCGCGGCGTCGCGAGCCTGTGCATCGGCGGCGGCGAGGCGACGGCCATGGGCGTCGAACTGGTTTAA
- the can gene encoding carbonate dehydratase, which yields MTTNAAEHPLAHLFANNDAWVTHKLEDDPEFFSRLAHQQAPEYLWIGCADSRVPANEIIGLPPGEVFVHRNIANVVVHSDLNCLSVVQFAVDLLKIKHIMVVGHYGCSGVGAALHGRRVGLADNWLHHVQDVRSKHASLLEEWPMGEARHRRLVELNTIEQVVNVCRTTILNDAWARGQDLTVHGWVYGVHDGRVRDLGMTVKDPTKLEETYTSCVAAVSASRAHSADNDVVAADAAKLGDVAAVVHGVIKEMKHE from the coding sequence ATGACTACGAACGCCGCTGAACATCCGCTCGCTCATCTCTTCGCGAACAACGACGCGTGGGTCACGCACAAGCTCGAAGACGATCCTGAATTCTTCTCGCGTCTCGCGCACCAGCAGGCGCCTGAATACCTGTGGATCGGTTGCGCCGATTCGCGCGTGCCCGCCAACGAGATCATCGGTCTGCCGCCTGGCGAAGTGTTCGTTCACCGCAATATCGCGAACGTCGTCGTGCATTCGGACCTGAACTGTCTGTCCGTGGTCCAGTTCGCCGTCGATCTGCTGAAGATCAAGCACATCATGGTGGTCGGCCACTACGGCTGCTCGGGCGTCGGCGCGGCGCTGCACGGCCGGCGCGTCGGTCTCGCGGACAACTGGCTGCATCACGTGCAGGACGTGCGCTCGAAGCATGCATCGCTGCTCGAAGAATGGCCGATGGGCGAAGCGCGGCATCGCCGCCTCGTCGAACTGAACACGATCGAACAGGTCGTCAACGTGTGCCGCACGACGATCCTCAACGACGCGTGGGCGCGCGGTCAGGACCTCACCGTTCACGGCTGGGTCTATGGCGTGCATGACGGACGCGTGCGCGATCTCGGCATGACGGTGAAGGATCCCACGAAGCTCGAAGAGACCTACACCAGTTGCGTTGCGGCTGTTTCGGCGAGCCGCGCCCATTCGGCTGACAACGACGTGGTCGCCGCCGACGCCGCAAAGCTCGGCGACGTGGCCGCCGTCGTTCACGGTGTTATCAAGGAGATGAAACATGAGTGA
- the aceK gene encoding bifunctional isocitrate dehydrogenase kinase/phosphatase, whose amino-acid sequence MNHFPKLLSSQIGFDVAETLLAGFDRHYCIFREAAIRAKDLFEAADWHGLQKLARDRITSYDERVRECIETLEDEYDAENIDDGVWQQIKLHYIGLLTTHRQPECAETFFNSVCCHILHRSYFNNDFIFVRPAISTEYIENDEPAAKPTYRAYYPGKDGLAVTLERIVTNFQLNPPFENLTRDVQCVIQALRDNFGTFNEAPNFQIHVLSSLFFRNKAAYIIGRIINGDMMVPFALPIHHVKPGLLALDALLCKRDQLLIIFSFAHSYFLVDMEVPSAYVEFLGGILQGKPKAEIYTSVGLQKQGKNLFYRDLLRHLKHSSDRFIIAPGIKGMVMLVFTLPSFPYVFKLIKDAFPPPKETTREQVVGKYQLVKRHDRLGRMADTLEYSSVALPLSRLDDALIRELEKEAPSMLEYEGDNLVIRHVYIERRMVPLNLFLQNGTDADIDHGIREYGNAVKELMQANIFPGDMLYKNFGVTRHGRVVFYDYDEIEYLTDCNVRAVPPPRNEEDEMSGEPWYSVGPHDIFPETYHTFLLGDPRVRESFLKHHADFFDPALWQKHKDHILRGELPDFYPYDRSLRFSVRYPERFAADRTAAPAERAA is encoded by the coding sequence ATGAATCACTTTCCCAAACTGCTGTCGTCACAGATCGGCTTCGACGTCGCGGAGACGCTGCTCGCGGGGTTCGACCGGCATTACTGCATCTTTCGCGAAGCCGCGATCCGCGCCAAAGATCTCTTCGAAGCCGCCGACTGGCACGGCCTGCAAAAACTCGCGCGCGATCGCATCACGTCGTATGACGAACGCGTGCGCGAGTGCATCGAAACACTCGAAGACGAGTACGACGCGGAAAACATCGACGACGGCGTGTGGCAGCAGATCAAGCTGCACTACATCGGTCTGTTGACGACGCACCGGCAGCCCGAATGCGCGGAGACGTTCTTCAATTCGGTGTGCTGCCATATCCTGCATCGCTCGTACTTCAACAACGATTTCATCTTCGTGCGGCCCGCGATTTCGACCGAGTACATCGAAAACGACGAGCCCGCCGCGAAGCCGACGTATCGCGCGTATTACCCCGGCAAGGACGGCCTCGCCGTCACGCTGGAGCGCATCGTCACGAACTTTCAGCTGAACCCGCCGTTCGAGAATCTGACGCGCGACGTGCAATGCGTGATCCAGGCGTTGCGCGACAACTTCGGCACCTTCAACGAAGCGCCCAATTTCCAGATTCATGTGCTGTCGTCGCTGTTCTTTCGCAACAAGGCGGCGTACATCATCGGGCGGATCATCAACGGCGACATGATGGTGCCGTTCGCGTTGCCGATTCATCACGTGAAACCGGGCCTGCTCGCGCTCGATGCGCTGCTCTGCAAGCGCGATCAGCTGCTGATCATTTTCAGCTTCGCGCATTCGTACTTTCTCGTCGATATGGAAGTGCCGTCCGCGTATGTCGAGTTCCTCGGCGGCATTCTGCAAGGCAAGCCGAAGGCGGAAATCTATACGTCGGTAGGTTTGCAGAAGCAGGGCAAGAATCTGTTCTATCGCGATCTGCTGCGTCATCTGAAACATTCGAGCGACCGCTTCATCATCGCGCCCGGCATCAAGGGCATGGTGATGCTCGTGTTCACGCTGCCGTCGTTTCCGTACGTGTTCAAGCTGATCAAGGACGCCTTCCCGCCGCCGAAAGAAACGACGCGCGAACAGGTGGTCGGCAAGTATCAACTCGTGAAGCGCCATGACCGTCTGGGACGCATGGCCGATACGCTCGAATATTCGAGCGTCGCGTTGCCGCTGTCGCGTCTCGACGATGCGCTCATTCGCGAGCTGGAAAAGGAAGCGCCTTCGATGCTCGAATACGAAGGCGACAATCTCGTCATCCGGCATGTGTACATCGAGCGGCGCATGGTGCCGCTCAATCTGTTCCTGCAGAACGGCACGGACGCCGACATCGATCACGGCATCCGCGAATACGGCAACGCGGTCAAGGAACTGATGCAGGCGAACATCTTCCCCGGCGACATGCTGTACAAGAACTTCGGCGTCACGCGACACGGACGCGTCGTGTTCTACGACTACGACGAGATCGAATATCTCACCGATTGCAACGTGCGCGCGGTGCCGCCGCCGCGCAACGAGGAAGACGAGATGTCGGGCGAGCCGTGGTACTCGGTCGGTCCGCACGATATTTTCCCGGAGACGTACCACACCTTTTTGCTCGGCGATCCGCGCGTGCGCGAATCGTTTCTCAAGCATCACGCAGATTTTTTCGATCCCGCGCTGTGGCAAAAGCACAAGGATCACATTCTGCGGGGCGAGTTGCCCGACTTTTATCCCTACGATCGCAGCCTGCGCTTTTCCGTTCGTTATCCGGAAAGGTTCGCTGCCGATCGCACTGCTGCACCAGCGGAGCGCGCTGCCTGA
- a CDS encoding MerR family transcriptional regulator encodes MNIQYTITELAREFDVTPRAIRFYEDQGLLSPSREGSSGLRRVYSGRDRTRLRLTLRGKRLGFTLSEIRDLLDLYDSPTDTTPQLQAFLATVVRHREVLERQREDLNATLEDLAQYEAQARALLESGTRGDGYGSVEKAAREDALKEKF; translated from the coding sequence ATGAACATCCAATACACGATCACCGAACTGGCCCGCGAATTCGACGTCACGCCGCGTGCAATCCGCTTCTACGAAGACCAGGGTTTACTCTCACCGAGTCGCGAAGGTTCGAGCGGACTGCGCCGCGTGTACTCGGGCCGCGACCGCACGCGGCTGAGGCTGACGCTGCGCGGCAAGCGGCTGGGTTTCACGCTGTCGGAGATCCGCGATCTGCTCGATCTGTACGACTCGCCGACGGACACCACGCCGCAGTTGCAGGCGTTTCTCGCGACGGTCGTGCGGCATCGCGAAGTGCTCGAACGTCAGCGCGAAGATCTGAACGCGACGCTCGAAGACCTCGCGCAATACGAAGCGCAAGCGCGCGCGCTGCTCGAAAGCGGCACGCGCGGCGATGGTTACGGCAGCGTGGAAAAAGCCGCGCGCGAAGACGCGCTGAAAGAAAAATTCTGA
- a CDS encoding MBL fold metallo-hydrolase → MNALEHQLDYPFADGMPAAGTTQEVAPGVYWLRMPLPFALDHINLWLLRDEIDGQKGWTIVDCGIASDEIKANWEKLFDTALEGLPVLRVIVTHCHPDHLGLANWLCEGGDRKRWNVRLWISLGEYMLGRVMAAGDGSNAGGEGAARHFARHGLRDEASLDKLRNRKSYYANLVPAVPSQYRRLREGDALSIGGRTWRIVTGFGHSPEHCALHSDADGMLISGDMVLPRISTNVSVFDIEPEGNPLALYLGSLGRYETMAADTLVLPSHGKPFRGLHTRIGQLRDHHAARLAEVRAACAEKPCSAADIVPIMFKRELDIHQMTFAMGEALAHLHLLWLQGELKRGQGEDGVIRFSA, encoded by the coding sequence ATGAACGCTCTCGAACATCAACTCGACTATCCATTCGCCGACGGCATGCCCGCCGCGGGCACGACACAGGAAGTCGCGCCCGGCGTCTACTGGCTGCGCATGCCGCTGCCGTTCGCCCTCGATCACATCAACCTGTGGCTGCTGCGCGATGAAATCGACGGGCAAAAGGGCTGGACGATCGTCGACTGCGGCATCGCGTCCGACGAGATCAAGGCGAACTGGGAAAAGCTGTTCGACACGGCGCTCGAAGGCCTGCCGGTGCTGCGCGTGATCGTCACGCATTGCCATCCGGATCACCTCGGTCTCGCGAACTGGCTGTGCGAAGGCGGCGACAGGAAGCGCTGGAACGTGCGCCTGTGGATTTCGCTCGGCGAGTACATGCTGGGCCGCGTGATGGCGGCTGGTGACGGCTCGAACGCGGGCGGCGAGGGCGCGGCGCGGCATTTCGCGCGGCATGGTCTGCGCGACGAGGCGTCGCTCGACAAGTTGCGCAATCGCAAGAGCTATTACGCGAATCTGGTGCCCGCCGTGCCGAGCCAGTACCGGCGCTTGCGCGAAGGCGATGCGCTGTCGATCGGCGGACGCACGTGGCGCATTGTGACGGGCTTCGGCCATTCGCCGGAGCACTGCGCGCTGCATTCCGACGCCGACGGCATGCTGATTTCCGGCGACATGGTGCTGCCGCGCATTTCGACGAACGTTTCGGTGTTCGACATCGAGCCGGAAGGCAATCCGCTCGCGTTGTATCTCGGTTCGCTGGGCCGCTACGAAACGATGGCCGCCGATACGCTCGTGCTGCCTTCACATGGCAAGCCGTTTCGCGGGCTGCATACGCGGATCGGACAACTGCGCGATCACCACGCGGCGCGGCTCGCCGAAGTGCGTGCGGCGTGCGCGGAAAAGCCGTGCAGCGCGGCGGATATCGTCCCGATCATGTTCAAGCGCGAACTCGACATTCACCAGATGACGTTCGCGATGGGCGAGGCGCTCGCGCATTTGCATTTGCTGTGGCTGCAAGGCGAGTTGAAGCGTGGGCAGGGCGAGGACGGGGTGATTCGGTTCAGCGCGTGA
- a CDS encoding ABC transporter substrate-binding protein yields the protein MRFKLLAAATLTALAIAPALSVAKPLTVCTESSPDGFDVVQYNSLVTTNASADVIFNSLVSYDEAAKKVAPALADKWDVSSDGLTYTFHLRPNVQFQTTDYFKPTRALNADDVVFTFDRMLNESNPWHKVAGASGFPHAQSMGLVKLIKSVSKVDDNTVKFELNEPNATFVSILTMGFASIYSSEYADQLLKANKTADLNAKPIGTGPFVLKGYTKDSIIRYDVNPTYWGPKPKIDRLIYAITPDAAVRAQKVKAGECQIALSPKPQDVADAKKDKSLAVVQTPAFMTAFVALNTQKKPLDNQKVRAALNMAFDRTSYLKAVFDNTATPANNPYPPNTWSYDKAVKPWPYDAEKAKKLLAEAGYPNGFETTIWVRPNGSVLNPNPKAGAEMLQADFAKIGVKAEVKVIEWGELIKQAKQGQHDTLFMGWAGDNGDPDNYLSPLFSCNAVKSGINFARYCDPELDKLIAQGKETADQGKRTKAYEAAQQIIHDEALWIPLGYPTAAAITRTNVSGYHVSPFGRQNFGAVSVQ from the coding sequence ATGCGTTTCAAGTTGCTTGCCGCCGCGACACTGACGGCCCTCGCCATCGCGCCCGCGCTGTCCGTCGCGAAGCCGCTCACCGTCTGCACGGAGTCGAGCCCTGACGGCTTCGACGTCGTCCAGTACAACTCGCTCGTCACGACCAATGCATCGGCGGATGTGATTTTCAATTCGCTCGTGTCGTACGACGAGGCCGCGAAGAAAGTCGCGCCTGCGCTCGCCGACAAATGGGACGTGAGCAGCGACGGCCTCACCTACACGTTCCATCTGCGCCCGAACGTGCAATTCCAGACCACCGACTACTTCAAGCCCACGCGCGCGCTGAACGCCGACGACGTCGTCTTCACCTTCGACCGCATGCTCAACGAGAGCAATCCGTGGCACAAGGTCGCGGGCGCGAGCGGCTTTCCGCATGCGCAGTCGATGGGTCTCGTGAAGCTGATCAAGTCGGTGTCGAAGGTCGACGACAACACGGTGAAGTTCGAACTGAACGAGCCGAACGCGACCTTCGTGTCGATCCTGACGATGGGTTTCGCGTCGATCTACTCGTCCGAATACGCGGACCAGTTGCTCAAGGCGAACAAGACGGCCGACCTGAACGCGAAGCCGATCGGCACCGGTCCGTTCGTGCTGAAGGGCTACACGAAAGATTCGATCATCCGCTATGACGTGAACCCGACGTACTGGGGCCCGAAGCCGAAGATCGACCGGCTGATCTACGCGATCACGCCCGACGCCGCCGTACGCGCGCAAAAGGTGAAGGCGGGCGAATGTCAGATCGCGCTGTCGCCGAAGCCGCAGGATGTCGCCGACGCGAAGAAGGACAAGTCGCTCGCCGTCGTGCAGACGCCCGCGTTCATGACGGCATTCGTCGCGCTGAACACGCAGAAGAAACCGCTCGACAACCAGAAGGTGCGCGCCGCGCTGAACATGGCGTTCGACCGCACGTCGTATCTGAAGGCCGTGTTCGACAACACGGCGACGCCTGCGAACAATCCGTATCCGCCGAATACGTGGAGCTACGACAAGGCCGTCAAGCCGTGGCCGTATGACGCTGAAAAAGCGAAGAAGCTGCTCGCCGAAGCCGGTTATCCGAACGGCTTCGAAACGACGATCTGGGTGCGTCCGAACGGCAGCGTGCTGAATCCGAATCCGAAGGCGGGCGCGGAAATGCTGCAGGCGGACTTCGCGAAGATTGGCGTGAAGGCCGAGGTGAAGGTGATCGAATGGGGCGAGCTGATCAAGCAGGCCAAGCAGGGGCAGCACGACACCCTGTTCATGGGCTGGGCCGGTGACAATGGCGACCCGGACAATTATCTGTCGCCGCTTTTCAGCTGCAATGCGGTGAAGTCGGGCATCAACTTCGCGCGTTACTGCGACCCGGAACTCGACAAGCTGATCGCGCAAGGCAAGGAAACGGCGGATCAGGGCAAGCGCACGAAGGCGTATGAAGCCGCGCAGCAGATCATCCACGATGAAGCGCTGTGGATTCCGCTCGGTTATCCGACGGCGGCTGCGATTACGCGGACCAACGTGAGCGGGTATCACGTGAGTCCGTTTGGGCGGCAGAATTTTGGGGCGGTGTCGGTGCAGTGA
- a CDS encoding helical backbone metal receptor, giving the protein MATRVVDAAGIEHATAEPGARIVSLVPSLTELLFALKLDAQIVGRTGFCVHPRDKVRNVPKVGGTKAVKIDAVRALQPTHVIVNIDENERDTVEQMRAFVPHVVVTHPLEPRDNLALYALLGALFDRGQEARELSAALERQLNACTSREWPTQNVLYAIWREPWMTVARDTYISAMLRLVNWHTLPDVHGGEKGAARYPSFDLDAAWLAQADRVLLSSEPYRFTQQHCDALSQDARLKNKRVELIDGEMVSWYGSRAIDGIAYLVDYASRRQA; this is encoded by the coding sequence ATGGCCACGCGTGTCGTCGATGCAGCCGGTATCGAGCACGCGACAGCGGAACCCGGCGCGCGCATCGTGTCGCTGGTGCCGAGCCTCACCGAACTTCTCTTTGCACTGAAACTGGATGCGCAGATCGTCGGACGCACGGGTTTTTGCGTGCATCCGCGCGACAAGGTGCGCAACGTGCCGAAAGTCGGCGGCACGAAAGCGGTGAAAATCGACGCTGTGCGCGCGCTGCAACCGACGCACGTGATCGTCAATATCGACGAAAACGAGCGCGATACTGTCGAGCAGATGCGTGCGTTCGTGCCGCATGTCGTCGTTACGCATCCGCTGGAGCCTCGCGACAACCTCGCGTTGTATGCACTGCTCGGCGCGCTCTTCGACCGCGGACAAGAAGCGCGCGAGTTGAGCGCCGCGCTTGAAAGGCAACTCAACGCATGCACATCGCGCGAATGGCCGACGCAAAACGTGCTTTACGCGATCTGGCGCGAACCGTGGATGACCGTCGCGCGCGACACCTACATCTCCGCAATGCTGCGCCTCGTGAACTGGCACACCTTGCCCGACGTGCACGGCGGCGAAAAAGGCGCGGCGCGTTATCCTTCGTTCGATCTGGACGCCGCGTGGCTCGCTCAGGCCGACCGCGTGTTGCTGTCGAGCGAACCGTATCGCTTCACGCAGCAGCATTGCGATGCGCTCTCACAGGATGCGCGACTGAAAAACAAACGGGTCGAACTGATCGATGGCGAAATGGTGTCGTGGTATGGCTCGCGGGCGATCGACGGCATCGCGTATCTTGTGGACTACGCGAGCCGCCGCCAGGCGTAA
- a CDS encoding SDR family oxidoreductase has protein sequence MSSPLKVFITGASSGIGEALAAEYARRGAILGLVARRGDALARFQQSHPQNTISVYSVDVRDADALAQAAQQFIAEHGCPDIVIANAGISRGAVTGHGDLQTFRDVMDINYFGMVATFEPFAQAMIAARKGALVGIASVAGVRGLPGSGAYSASKSAALKYLEALRVEMRPLGVSVTTIAPGYIRTPMTAHNPYSMPFLMDADRFAAKVAEAIARKTRFAIFPWQMRFAAMLLHVAPRWLYDAVFEKAPRKPRTAQ, from the coding sequence ATGAGTTCACCGTTGAAGGTCTTCATCACCGGCGCGTCCAGCGGCATAGGCGAAGCGCTCGCCGCCGAATACGCGCGGCGCGGCGCGATCCTCGGGCTCGTCGCCCGTCGCGGCGACGCCCTCGCCCGCTTCCAGCAGTCCCATCCCCAGAACACCATCTCCGTTTATTCCGTCGACGTACGGGATGCGGACGCGCTCGCGCAGGCCGCACAGCAGTTCATCGCGGAACACGGCTGCCCCGACATCGTGATCGCGAATGCGGGCATCAGCCGCGGCGCCGTCACAGGTCACGGCGATCTGCAGACGTTCCGCGACGTGATGGACATCAACTACTTCGGCATGGTCGCGACCTTCGAGCCGTTCGCGCAAGCGATGATCGCCGCGCGCAAGGGCGCGCTCGTCGGCATTGCAAGCGTCGCGGGCGTGCGCGGGTTGCCGGGTTCGGGTGCGTACAGCGCGTCGAAATCGGCGGCGCTCAAGTATCTCGAAGCGCTGCGCGTCGAGATGCGTCCGCTCGGCGTGTCGGTGACGACGATCGCGCCCGGCTACATCCGCACGCCGATGACGGCGCACAATCCGTACTCGATGCCCTTCCTGATGGACGCCGACCGTTTCGCCGCGAAGGTCGCCGAAGCGATCGCGCGCAAGACGCGTTTCGCGATCTTCCCGTGGCAGATGCGTTTCGCGGCGATGCTGCTGCACGTCGCGCCGCGCTGGCTCTACGACGCCGTGTTCGAAAAGGCGCCGCGCAAACCGCGCACCGCGCAGTAG
- a CDS encoding thiol:disulfide interchange protein DsbA/DsbL gives MKKLLSILFLSLGLVASAAHASPTAPVAGKDYTTLSTPQPVEAPAGKIEVIEFMWYGCPHCNEFDPYLEAWIKKQGPDVVFKRVPVAFRDDFIPHSKLYHAVDALGLANQLTPTIFHEIHVNKNYLLTPEDQAKFLSKNGVDPKKFMDAYNSFSTQSAVQRDKKLIEDFRIDGVPTLAVQGKYETGPAQTNSLPGTIQVLDYLVAQVRAKKM, from the coding sequence ATGAAAAAACTGCTCAGCATTCTTTTCCTTTCGCTCGGCCTCGTCGCAAGCGCGGCGCATGCGTCGCCCACTGCGCCCGTCGCCGGCAAGGACTACACGACGCTGTCCACGCCGCAGCCTGTCGAAGCGCCCGCCGGCAAGATCGAAGTCATCGAGTTCATGTGGTACGGCTGCCCGCATTGCAATGAGTTCGACCCGTATCTGGAAGCGTGGATCAAGAAGCAGGGTCCGGACGTCGTCTTCAAGCGCGTGCCCGTTGCGTTCCGCGACGACTTCATTCCGCACTCGAAGCTCTATCACGCAGTCGACGCGCTCGGCCTCGCGAACCAGCTCACGCCGACCATCTTCCACGAAATTCACGTCAACAAGAACTATCTGCTGACGCCGGAAGATCAGGCCAAATTCCTCTCGAAGAACGGCGTCGATCCGAAGAAGTTCATGGACGCGTACAACTCGTTCTCGACGCAAAGCGCGGTTCAGCGTGACAAGAAGCTGATCGAAGACTTCCGTATCGACGGCGTGCCGACGCTCGCTGTGCAAGGCAAGTACGAAACGGGCCCGGCGCAGACCAACAGCCTGCCGGGCACGATCCAGGTGCTCGACTACCTGGTCGCGCAGGTTCGCGCCAAGAAGATGTAA
- a CDS encoding SPOR domain-containing protein, producing MAKPRRTTKQSKQTGGTFLGIVLGLIVGLAIAVVVALYITRAPTPFVAKVAPPAASDSGASQPQYDPNRPLQGKSPGQPVPQAAQPAPPNTAPGQTTNQTQSSGMLEEPQIVEVPPSNNNGVAVAPKPAQDNGANANNGTTTAMIPPKKAPNPTSAPTTANNAPTQPPKAGSTPNTNGAPSAADANTGYLLQVGAYKTAADAEQQRARLAFQGFESKVTQRDAGGVTYYRVRIGPFSKFEDMNTTRQRLSDAGVDTAVIRFSKQ from the coding sequence ATGGCAAAACCACGCCGCACTACAAAGCAGTCTAAACAGACCGGGGGCACTTTTCTCGGTATCGTGCTGGGCCTGATCGTCGGCCTGGCCATCGCGGTGGTGGTGGCGCTCTACATCACGCGCGCACCGACACCGTTCGTCGCGAAGGTCGCACCGCCCGCTGCATCCGACAGCGGCGCAAGCCAGCCGCAATACGATCCGAACCGTCCGCTGCAAGGCAAGAGCCCCGGCCAGCCGGTGCCGCAAGCCGCACAGCCCGCGCCGCCCAACACGGCGCCCGGACAGACCACGAACCAGACGCAGAGCTCGGGCATGCTCGAAGAGCCGCAGATCGTCGAAGTGCCGCCGTCGAACAACAACGGTGTCGCCGTCGCGCCGAAGCCCGCGCAGGACAACGGCGCGAACGCGAACAACGGCACGACCACGGCAATGATTCCGCCGAAGAAGGCACCGAATCCGACGAGCGCACCGACAACAGCCAACAACGCCCCGACGCAGCCGCCGAAGGCCGGCTCGACGCCGAACACGAACGGCGCGCCGTCCGCTGCCGACGCGAACACGGGTTATCTGCTGCAGGTCGGTGCCTACAAGACAGCCGCCGACGCCGAACAGCAGCGTGCGCGTCTCGCATTCCAGGGTTTCGAGTCGAAGGTCACGCAGCGCGATGCGGGCGGTGTGACGTACTATCGCGTGCGTATCGGGCCGTTCTCGAAGTTCGAGGACATGAACACCACGCGTCAGCGTCTGTCGGACGCCGGTGTCGATACGGCCGTGATCCGCTTCAGCAAGCAGTGA